In one Achromobacter spanius genomic region, the following are encoded:
- a CDS encoding rhodanese-like domain-containing protein, which translates to MSTPNAVTAIPAAHSEAALAHFRAAMQFETDCSDVASALASDAPGFVLLDVRSPALFAQGHVPGALNLPHGKIVESKLVNYPVDTLFVTYCAGPHCNGATRGAMRFAQLGRPVKVMIGGITGWLDEGFDLATSDATHRSEASRPGR; encoded by the coding sequence ATGTCGACCCCCAACGCCGTCACCGCGATCCCGGCCGCCCACAGTGAAGCCGCGCTTGCCCACTTTCGCGCGGCAATGCAGTTCGAGACCGATTGTTCGGACGTAGCCAGCGCGCTTGCCAGCGACGCCCCCGGCTTCGTTCTGCTTGATGTCCGCAGCCCTGCCCTGTTCGCGCAAGGACACGTGCCGGGCGCGCTGAATCTGCCGCACGGCAAGATCGTGGAATCGAAACTCGTGAACTATCCCGTGGATACGCTCTTTGTCACGTACTGCGCCGGGCCGCACTGCAACGGTGCGACGCGTGGCGCAATGCGATTTGCCCAGTTGGGGCGGCCGGTGAAGGTGATGATCGGCGGAATCACCGGTTGGCTGGACGAGGGTTTCGACCTGGCGACGAGCGATGCGACGCATCGCAGTGAAGCCTCTCGACCTGGTCGATAA
- a CDS encoding FecR family protein — MDTNLNPGPVPDPAIEREAHAWARMLATNAPTTRDGDAFKAWRAQSAAHERAWVNAARAWNELGHAAHAYRACNPAPNPARPATVKLGRRWFLAGGAGAFASMAAVALLRPPFGLWPSWAQANADYRTVTGEQRSIEIAGQHLELDLNTQTSINVSTRGDEPRIEVVSGEAAIRAARSQPCAVLAGSARMRLFTGDVEVRRLHDDRVHLRCNSGQIELTHPKATMLLTAGQQLSYDADTLDAPTVFTRTVSDWRTGIVSFHDLPLNLAIDEINRYRPGRVVLLNDALAKHRLSARYEVKNLDQAIAQIQQLYGVSVRRMGEVVFLS; from the coding sequence ATGGATACCAACCTTAACCCGGGCCCTGTTCCCGACCCCGCCATCGAGCGCGAGGCCCATGCCTGGGCGCGCATGCTGGCGACCAATGCGCCCACCACGCGAGACGGCGACGCGTTCAAGGCATGGCGCGCCCAAAGCGCGGCGCACGAGCGCGCCTGGGTAAACGCCGCCCGCGCCTGGAACGAACTGGGCCACGCCGCGCACGCCTACAGGGCATGCAACCCAGCGCCCAACCCGGCCCGCCCCGCCACGGTCAAGCTGGGCAGAAGATGGTTCCTGGCGGGAGGGGCCGGCGCCTTCGCCAGCATGGCCGCGGTTGCGCTGCTGCGGCCACCTTTTGGTCTGTGGCCATCCTGGGCACAAGCCAATGCCGACTATCGCACCGTCACGGGCGAACAACGCAGCATCGAAATAGCGGGCCAGCACCTCGAACTGGATCTGAACACGCAGACCAGCATCAACGTATCGACGCGGGGCGACGAACCGCGCATTGAAGTGGTGTCTGGCGAAGCCGCGATCCGGGCCGCTCGAAGTCAACCCTGCGCGGTGCTCGCCGGGTCGGCGCGCATGCGCCTGTTCACCGGAGACGTCGAGGTACGCCGCCTGCATGACGACCGTGTTCACTTGCGCTGCAACAGTGGCCAGATTGAGCTGACGCATCCCAAAGCCACGATGCTGCTGACAGCGGGACAGCAACTCAGCTACGACGCCGATACGCTGGATGCGCCAACCGTCTTCACCCGGACGGTGTCGGATTGGCGTACCGGCATCGTCAGTTTTCACGACTTACCGCTGAACCTGGCAATAGACGAAATCAACCGATATCGTCCTGGGCGGGTGGTGCTGTTGAACGACGCGCTCGCGAAGCATCGATTAAGCGCGCGCTACGAGGTGAAGAACCTTGATCAGGCCATTGCGCAGATCCAGCAGTTGTACGGCGTGTCGGTTCGTCGCATGGGCGAAGTGGTGTTCTTAAGCTGA
- a CDS encoding filamentous hemagglutinin N-terminal domain-containing protein, producing the protein MSSSTSATPFASSRPQHVPAPKGSRHPGGEAARRLSPLSQALAAFAIAGTASGVAQAQTRAFSPGWFSEKNAVQSTAQRTGRMPDGSFAGIGNSARQQAQSRQQLRKSLENLNRTAAAVAAQQAAQAAARAAAAAGGVDVPDGRVEGGLWEAQGAQAKWEGAKAATSSSSGGRHTVTIEQTKSRAILNWDTFNVGRNTTLQFKQDASDAVLNRVVGANARPSQIQGAIKADGTVLVVNQNGVIFSGTSQVNARNLVAAAATITDAQFREKGLFVDTDGTQPTFKDALGSVLVQPGARIDTAAPTTATKGGGYVLLLGSEVHNAGTLTTPRGQAVLAAGDDFVIRRGYGTDGNPRSTTTGVEISATLKTDSKAGQVRNTGLISAPVGDITMTGHAVRQDGVLVATTDITARGAIHLLNRASDAAGSVTLGAGSVTAVLVEASALTGLDSQRQAAIKTVDGSPTNKATGAFDNLSTVADRLDLSRIEVVTGDVASFKGGSTTLATGGQIVVSAKRQAVLENGAELDVAGAIGVSVSMESNNLQINVQGNEQRDAPVNRDSKLLNNSDVWVDRRTLVKVASGTNGYSGDRWYTSGGLLEVGGYLATRERGAGEWLAQGGTVTVTGGELITRAGSDINLSGGTLDVQDGNIRQSWLRGADGRLYEVSRAPGDLLYTGLYRGYEDIHARWGDKATRTFYNPLIAPKSRFESGYTVGRDAGQLIVSTGAAQLAGTLTGEVYQGARQVDAPQWDMDGYYQSQTAVARRAQLTVGSYTPIFDASANMLAWTLGGVAKHVTAGAGAAADGEIRLDAAWLNAANLGAIRLAGTEGVAVDQALHTATGASVVLYAPQVDINAGISAAGGRILAGNIIKQWNANGRNEDTPVLAPADRPTGVAVSANAVLDAGGLWTNVLANPAASGALAYRQGGTVSLRSTQGVTLAPGSILDVSGGAAILANGKTLGGKGGDVTLAAGFDAALSHEGTIAAQGVDGGGKLSLQADKVRIVAAGQVAAAIADAAGSRVSVLADNAFDMGFSQYEVIGFHGLEVADGAQVRVTMPVQRYASGVRAIQDKSQALQTWMPVLYQENPAKSLLTQRKGASLALQAGSSLSTAADLATTVLRVGDGALVEVDPGQKIDLAGIGQITLNGTFNAWGGAIAVRGIRPGSADDAIAAGHGRSIWLGETAVLDVAGRAATAFNHDGQAYGRVQDGGSIVLGGQVDVSLGVSPSPDLFIVLRPGSRLDASGSAATVLVNGAPTRLAGAGGSITISSGNGLYLDGRMTALAGGAGAAGGTLSIGLDAPVYRTAAMAARVNQGRDLLLSQQALPDELADFADPEAAADELVYGRGAISVAQVRDGGFGSLNLLSNGAISFAGDVDLRMGQSLRLFSTSLNMTEAAPSTAQVRLAAPYVMLAGATDNGAPDLYTRPTSSRPPSTRVSESAFIADAGFIDIRDMVVLGALTTQRAPNGDVSYVGTGFTQTDLRSQGDIRVLGGRGTQVALANQPYTTQLAAPGNLSLTAAQIYPDTGAVTRIVAGPNGTRDGVIGYEADRTLTIRRNSDALPPLPYSAFGKLRLAADIIDQGGVVRAPLGMLEVGVADTTGTTSRVNLLPGSVTSVSGRGWSCPTAAPSTA; encoded by the coding sequence ATGTCCTCGTCTACGTCCGCTACGCCTTTTGCCTCCTCTCGCCCGCAACACGTCCCCGCCCCCAAGGGTTCGCGCCATCCTGGCGGTGAGGCTGCCCGGCGCCTGAGCCCGCTGTCCCAGGCCCTTGCGGCCTTCGCTATCGCGGGCACCGCCAGCGGCGTGGCGCAGGCCCAGACGCGCGCGTTCAGCCCCGGCTGGTTTTCCGAGAAGAACGCGGTGCAGTCGACCGCGCAGCGCACTGGGCGCATGCCGGACGGCAGCTTTGCAGGCATCGGCAACAGCGCGCGCCAGCAGGCCCAATCACGTCAGCAACTGCGGAAATCACTGGAAAACCTGAACCGCACGGCCGCCGCCGTGGCCGCCCAGCAAGCGGCGCAGGCAGCCGCCCGCGCCGCCGCCGCGGCAGGCGGTGTGGACGTGCCGGACGGGCGGGTCGAAGGCGGCCTATGGGAAGCCCAGGGCGCGCAAGCCAAATGGGAAGGCGCCAAGGCGGCAACCTCGTCATCAAGCGGCGGCAGGCATACGGTCACGATCGAACAGACGAAGTCCCGCGCGATCCTGAACTGGGACACCTTCAACGTCGGCCGCAATACCACGCTGCAATTCAAGCAGGACGCCAGCGATGCCGTGCTGAACCGCGTTGTCGGCGCCAACGCCAGGCCCAGCCAGATCCAGGGCGCGATCAAAGCCGACGGCACCGTGCTGGTGGTGAACCAGAACGGCGTGATCTTCAGCGGCACCAGTCAGGTCAACGCCCGCAACCTGGTCGCCGCGGCCGCCACCATCACCGACGCGCAGTTCCGCGAAAAAGGCCTGTTCGTTGACACGGACGGCACGCAACCCACCTTCAAGGACGCGCTGGGCAGCGTGCTGGTGCAGCCCGGCGCGCGCATCGATACCGCCGCCCCCACCACCGCCACCAAGGGCGGCGGCTACGTGCTGCTGCTGGGCAGTGAAGTCCACAACGCCGGCACGCTCACCACCCCGCGCGGGCAGGCCGTGCTGGCCGCGGGCGACGATTTCGTTATTCGCCGCGGTTACGGCACCGACGGCAATCCCAGGTCCACCACCACGGGCGTCGAAATCAGCGCCACGCTGAAAACCGACAGCAAGGCAGGCCAGGTCCGCAACACCGGCCTGATCAGCGCGCCTGTCGGCGACATCACGATGACGGGCCATGCCGTGCGCCAGGACGGGGTGCTGGTCGCCACCACCGATATCACTGCGCGCGGCGCCATCCATCTGCTGAACCGGGCCAGCGATGCAGCAGGCAGCGTGACGCTGGGCGCGGGCAGCGTCACCGCCGTGCTGGTAGAGGCGTCCGCCCTGACCGGCCTGGACAGCCAGCGCCAGGCCGCGATCAAGACGGTGGACGGCTCGCCCACCAACAAGGCCACCGGCGCATTCGACAATCTGAGCACGGTCGCCGACCGCTTGGATCTGTCGCGCATCGAGGTGGTGACGGGCGACGTGGCGTCTTTCAAGGGCGGCTCGACCACCTTGGCCACTGGCGGGCAGATCGTCGTTTCAGCCAAAAGGCAGGCCGTGCTGGAGAACGGCGCGGAACTCGACGTGGCGGGCGCCATTGGCGTCAGCGTGTCGATGGAATCGAACAACCTGCAAATCAACGTGCAGGGCAACGAGCAGCGCGACGCGCCCGTCAACCGCGACAGCAAGCTGCTGAACAACAGCGATGTCTGGGTGGACCGCCGCACCCTGGTGAAAGTCGCCAGCGGCACCAATGGCTACAGCGGCGACCGCTGGTACACCAGCGGCGGTCTGCTGGAAGTGGGCGGGTATCTGGCCACCCGTGAACGTGGGGCCGGCGAATGGCTGGCGCAAGGCGGTACCGTGACCGTCACGGGCGGGGAATTGATCACCCGGGCCGGCTCCGACATCAACCTGTCGGGCGGCACGCTGGACGTGCAGGACGGCAACATCCGCCAAAGCTGGCTGCGCGGCGCCGATGGCCGCCTGTACGAAGTCTCGCGCGCGCCCGGCGACCTGCTCTACACCGGTCTGTACCGGGGATATGAAGATATCCATGCACGCTGGGGCGACAAGGCCACGCGCACCTTCTACAACCCCTTGATCGCCCCGAAATCGCGCTTTGAAAGCGGCTACACCGTGGGCCGCGATGCGGGGCAGCTAATCGTCTCCACTGGCGCCGCCCAGTTGGCGGGCACCTTGACGGGCGAGGTCTACCAGGGAGCGCGCCAGGTCGACGCACCGCAATGGGATATGGACGGCTACTACCAATCGCAAACGGCCGTCGCGCGCCGCGCGCAGTTGACCGTCGGGAGCTATACGCCGATCTTCGATGCCAGCGCCAACATGCTGGCCTGGACGCTGGGTGGGGTCGCCAAGCATGTGACGGCAGGCGCGGGCGCCGCCGCCGACGGCGAGATCCGGCTGGATGCGGCCTGGCTCAACGCCGCCAATCTGGGCGCGATCCGGCTGGCCGGAACCGAGGGGGTCGCGGTCGATCAGGCTTTGCACACGGCAACGGGTGCAAGCGTGGTTCTGTATGCGCCCCAGGTCGACATCAACGCCGGCATCAGCGCGGCGGGCGGCCGGATTCTGGCTGGCAACATCATAAAGCAATGGAACGCCAACGGCCGCAACGAAGACACGCCGGTGCTCGCGCCCGCCGACCGGCCCACCGGCGTGGCGGTCTCGGCAAACGCGGTACTGGACGCCGGCGGCCTGTGGACCAATGTGCTTGCCAACCCCGCCGCTTCCGGCGCACTGGCCTATCGCCAGGGCGGCACCGTATCGCTGCGCAGCACCCAGGGCGTAACACTGGCCCCGGGCAGCATCTTGGACGTGTCTGGCGGCGCAGCCATACTGGCCAATGGCAAGACCCTCGGCGGCAAGGGAGGCGACGTCACGCTGGCGGCGGGCTTTGATGCCGCGCTCAGCCACGAAGGGACGATTGCGGCACAGGGCGTGGACGGCGGCGGCAAGCTGTCTTTGCAGGCGGACAAGGTGCGCATCGTAGCGGCAGGTCAGGTGGCCGCGGCGATCGCCGACGCGGCGGGAAGCAGAGTCTCCGTCCTGGCCGACAACGCCTTCGACATGGGGTTCTCGCAATACGAAGTGATCGGCTTCCATGGCCTGGAGGTCGCGGACGGGGCGCAAGTCCGGGTCACGATGCCGGTCCAGCGCTACGCCTCCGGCGTGCGCGCCATCCAGGACAAGTCGCAAGCCCTGCAGACCTGGATGCCCGTGCTCTACCAGGAAAATCCGGCCAAAAGCCTGCTGACGCAACGCAAGGGCGCCAGCCTGGCGCTGCAGGCGGGATCCTCGTTGTCGACCGCCGCCGATTTGGCGACCACGGTTCTGCGCGTGGGCGACGGCGCCCTCGTCGAGGTGGACCCAGGGCAGAAGATCGATCTGGCCGGCATCGGGCAGATCACGCTGAACGGCACATTCAACGCGTGGGGCGGCGCTATCGCGGTCCGGGGGATACGACCCGGGTCCGCGGATGACGCCATCGCGGCCGGGCATGGCCGATCCATCTGGCTGGGCGAAACCGCCGTGCTGGACGTCGCGGGCCGCGCCGCCACCGCCTTCAACCACGACGGCCAGGCATATGGCCGCGTGCAGGACGGCGGCAGCATCGTGCTGGGCGGCCAGGTGGACGTGTCGCTGGGCGTCTCCCCGTCGCCCGACCTGTTCATCGTCTTGCGCCCCGGCAGCCGCCTGGACGCCTCGGGCAGCGCCGCCACGGTGCTGGTCAACGGCGCGCCAACGAGGTTGGCTGGCGCTGGCGGCAGCATCACCATCAGTTCCGGCAACGGCCTGTACCTGGATGGCCGCATGACCGCCCTTGCAGGCGGCGCGGGCGCGGCCGGCGGCACCCTGTCAATCGGCCTGGATGCACCGGTCTACCGCACGGCGGCGATGGCAGCCCGAGTGAACCAAGGACGTGACCTGCTCCTGTCGCAACAGGCCTTGCCCGACGAGCTTGCCGACTTTGCCGACCCGGAGGCCGCGGCCGACGAACTGGTCTATGGGCGCGGCGCCATCAGTGTGGCGCAAGTGCGGGACGGGGGGTTCGGCAGCCTGAACCTGCTGAGCAACGGCGCCATCAGCTTTGCGGGCGACGTCGACCTGCGCATGGGTCAAAGCCTGCGCCTGTTCAGCACGTCGCTCAACATGACGGAAGCCGCCCCCTCCACGGCCCAGGTGCGGTTGGCCGCCCCCTATGTGATGCTGGCGGGGGCCACCGACAACGGCGCGCCCGACTTATACACCCGCCCGACATCCTCGCGCCCGCCCTCCACTCGCGTCAGCGAATCCGCCTTCATCGCGGATGCCGGATTCATCGATATCCGCGACATGGTCGTGCTGGGCGCGCTGACCACGCAGCGGGCGCCGAACGGCGATGTCAGCTACGTCGGCACGGGCTTCACCCAGACCGACCTGCGCAGCCAGGGCGACATCCGTGTGCTGGGCGGCCGGGGCACGCAGGTCGCGCTGGCGAACCAGCCCTACACCACGCAGCTTGCTGCCCCGGGCAATCTCAGCCTGACCGCCGCGCAGATCTATCCGGACACGGGAGCGGTGACGCGGATCGTGGCCGGCCCGAACGGCACGCGCGACGGCGTCATCGGCTACGAAGCGGACCGCACGCTTACCATCCGCCGCAATAGCGACGCCCTTCCCCCGCTTCCGTACAGCGCGTTCGGCAAGCTGCGCTTAGCCGCCGACATCATCGACCAGGGCGGCGTGGTGCGCGCGCCGCTCGGAATGCTGGAAGTGGGGGTCGCGGATACCACCGGCACCACCTCCCGCGTCAATCTGCTGCCAGGCAGCGTCACGTCCGTCAGTGGCCGGGGCTGGTCATGCCCTACGGCGGCACCGTCGACGGCGTGA
- a CDS encoding RNA polymerase sigma factor, whose product MSGAGLAALRRLIAERYDAIKHQVARRLGGASDLAGDALHDAYMRLSVRDDLDAIRHPQSYLVNTAVHVAIDRIRQDVRLLSESEVSEFFDVADASPGPDVVMQSRSDMTQMFKALDALTPRQRDILLAARVEGLSRPELAKRWGISVRLVGRELQTAHEHCVRAMARTEK is encoded by the coding sequence ATGAGCGGTGCCGGTCTGGCCGCGCTTCGGCGCCTGATCGCCGAGCGCTACGACGCCATCAAGCATCAGGTGGCTCGCCGGTTGGGCGGCGCGTCCGACCTGGCGGGTGACGCGCTGCACGATGCCTATATGCGCTTGTCCGTGCGCGACGACCTGGACGCCATTCGCCACCCGCAGTCTTATCTGGTCAACACCGCCGTGCACGTGGCCATTGACCGCATCCGGCAGGATGTGCGCCTGCTCAGCGAAAGCGAGGTGAGTGAATTTTTCGACGTCGCGGATGCCAGCCCCGGGCCGGACGTGGTGATGCAGTCACGCTCGGACATGACGCAGATGTTCAAGGCCTTGGACGCGCTGACGCCCCGTCAGCGCGATATCTTGCTTGCCGCGCGCGTGGAAGGCCTGTCTCGGCCCGAGCTTGCCAAGCGCTGGGGCATATCGGTGCGGCTGGTGGGGCGTGAACTACAGACCGCGCATGAGCATTGCGTGCGGGCGATGGCTCGGACGGAGAAATAA
- the ftrA gene encoding transcriptional regulator FtrA, giving the protein MANHLVVALAYDRLCTFEFGCVTELFALERPELGVDWYRFAVCASEPGPLRAAGGITVAAPYTLKMLDRADTIVVPGWRDADELPPEALLKRIRMAYQRGARLCSICSGVFVLAAAGVLDGKTVTTHWRYAETLQRRYPQVRVEPDALYIDEGQIITSAGSAAGLDMLLHLVRRDYGGAVANRVAQRLVVAPHREGGQAQFVPRPMPHDDSGRLTKLMDWMRQHPALPHTLRALAERAAMSPRTLQRQFHDATGMAPYEWLVRERVAVAREMLEAQTPLPIGRIAELAGFGSEESMRRHFRRIVLTSPTAYREKFGRGVAPLKHEAASASRLRDARAGSRSG; this is encoded by the coding sequence ATGGCTAATCATCTTGTCGTTGCGCTGGCTTACGACCGGCTTTGTACTTTCGAATTCGGGTGCGTGACGGAACTCTTCGCGCTGGAACGCCCCGAGCTGGGGGTCGATTGGTATCGTTTCGCCGTCTGCGCAAGCGAGCCCGGCCCGCTGCGCGCCGCCGGCGGCATCACGGTCGCCGCGCCGTACACGCTCAAGATGCTTGATCGCGCCGATACGATCGTGGTGCCCGGTTGGCGCGATGCCGACGAATTGCCGCCCGAGGCGCTGCTCAAGCGAATCCGCATGGCATACCAGCGCGGCGCGCGGCTATGTTCGATCTGCTCCGGCGTGTTCGTGCTGGCCGCGGCCGGCGTGCTCGACGGCAAGACCGTAACCACACATTGGCGATACGCCGAAACGCTGCAGCGTCGTTACCCGCAAGTGCGGGTTGAGCCGGATGCGCTCTACATCGATGAAGGCCAGATCATCACGTCGGCGGGCTCGGCGGCGGGGCTGGACATGTTGCTGCACCTGGTGCGGCGCGATTACGGCGGCGCCGTGGCGAACCGGGTCGCGCAGCGGCTGGTGGTGGCGCCGCACCGGGAAGGCGGCCAGGCGCAGTTTGTGCCGCGCCCCATGCCGCACGACGACAGCGGGCGTTTGACGAAGTTGATGGACTGGATGCGCCAGCATCCCGCCTTGCCGCACACGCTGCGCGCTCTGGCGGAACGCGCCGCCATGAGCCCGCGCACGCTGCAACGGCAATTTCATGACGCTACCGGCATGGCGCCGTATGAATGGTTGGTGCGCGAACGTGTGGCGGTGGCCCGTGAGATGCTTGAGGCGCAAACGCCCTTGCCGATCGGTCGTATTGCCGAGTTGGCAGGGTTCGGCTCGGAGGAGTCCATGCGCAGGCACTTTCGGCGCATCGTGCTGACTAGTCCGACTGCGTATCGCGAGAAATTTGGGCGGGGTGTGGCGCCGCTGAAACACGAGGCCGCGAGCGCCAGTCGGTTGCGTGATGCACGGGCTGGCTCCCGCTCTGGCTGA
- a CDS encoding STN domain-containing protein has protein sequence MRKILATLATGAAIVSSASAGAELSTVHDPVLAYDLDWPRQPLHDALQRYSQLTGDSVLYDSGQTAGKMAAALSGRYTPHEALTSMLAGTELQARYTAPKALLLQPRTRTPPAPVPPISQAARQQYYGLLQTRVLTALCSRPALRTGQYRVALRVDLDQQHSLSNVLVHATGRPEMEAALRESLAGLPIGAPPPGFGLPATLLITPEAARRYGGCAP, from the coding sequence ATGCGGAAAATTCTAGCGACTTTGGCCACCGGGGCTGCCATCGTCTCGTCGGCGTCGGCAGGCGCCGAGCTCTCGACCGTCCACGATCCTGTCTTGGCCTATGACCTGGACTGGCCACGCCAGCCGCTACATGATGCTTTGCAACGATATAGTCAGTTAACCGGAGACTCCGTGCTGTACGACAGTGGGCAGACGGCAGGAAAAATGGCGGCGGCGCTGTCCGGCCGCTATACCCCCCACGAGGCGCTGACAAGCATGCTGGCTGGTACCGAGCTGCAAGCCCGCTATACCGCCCCGAAAGCGCTGCTGCTGCAGCCTCGCACGCGCACCCCACCCGCCCCTGTGCCGCCAATTTCGCAAGCCGCCCGACAGCAATACTATGGGCTGCTGCAGACCCGGGTGCTGACCGCCCTGTGCTCCCGCCCGGCCTTGCGCACGGGCCAATACCGTGTCGCGTTACGCGTAGACCTGGATCAACAACATTCCCTGTCGAACGTGTTGGTCCACGCCACCGGCCGACCCGAGATGGAGGCAGCGTTGCGCGAGTCTCTCGCCGGCCTGCCCATCGGCGCCCCGCCGCCCGGCTTCGGCCTACCCGCTACCCTGCTGATCACACCCGAGGCTGCACGCCGCTATGGCGGTTGCGCGCCATGA